A genomic region of Anas acuta chromosome 1, bAnaAcu1.1, whole genome shotgun sequence contains the following coding sequences:
- the LOC137856932 gene encoding inositol 1,4,5-trisphosphate receptor-interacting protein-like 1, which yields MARLIFLALAVLGIAQKPWFVDDHVDADANERMQQHAEQLIEGMARLLHEMEERSQEQSGVALGALLFTALQQWQLWTFIDLLVLLFGLCRWLRKWRLGLRRSKQGSYPRKKKDKDNTNTDDTRDLGRVWANHTQWPAPHMADKCKVVEELVDKLLGACQRLSGESLFRPRLQPAIGVGCFSEDGSTRQDNVLYRLLVPLRSPPGHAFHPELGAEGETPARKPGLRVELECACARERLVGDMLCFLHHPEHELRSRQEPSLLRTLCTGSYLDVEETTRWFQALVKAAWELLPQSRHCRLTLLPSRRSCKIRLANASQSTLSIEITLGVRLDDSDSFLSLE from the coding sequence ATGGCTCGGCTGATCTTCCTcgccctggctgtgctgggcattGCCCAGAAGCCGTGGTTCGTGGATGATCATGTGGATGCAGATGCAAATGAGCGAATGCAGCAGCATGCGGAGCAGCTGATTGAAGGCATGGCTCGGCTGCTGCATGAGATGGAGGAgaggagccaggagcagagcGGGGTGGCCTTGGGAGCCCTGCTCTTCACTGCCttgcagcagtggcagctctGGACCTTTATTGacctccttgtcctgctctTCGGGCTCTGCCGGTGGCTCAGGAAATGGAGACTTGGGCTCCGCAGGAGCAAGCAGGGCAGCTACCCAAGGAAGAAGAAGGACAAAGACAACACCAACACCGATGACACCCGGGATCTGGGCAGGGTTTGGGCCAATCACACCCAGTGGCCGGCGCCGCACATGGCCGACAAGTGcaaggtggtggaggagctggtggacAAGCTTCTTGGTGCCTGCCAAAGACTCTCCGGGGAATCTCTCTTCAGGCCACGGCTGCAGCCGGCCATCGGTGTGGGCTGCTTCTCCGAAGACGGGAGTACCCGGCAGGACAACGTCCTCTACCGCCTGCTCGTGCCCCTGAGGTCTCCCCCCGGGCACGCCTTCCACCCGGAGCTGGGCGCCGAGGGGGAGACGCCAGCGAGGAAGCCCGGCCTGCGCGTGGAGCTGGAGTGCGCCTGCGCGAGGGAGCGGCTGGTGGGGGACatgctgtgcttcctccacCACCCCGAGCACGAGCTGAGGAGCAGACAGGAGCCCAGCCTGCTGCGCACCCTCTGCACCGGCTCCTACCTGGATGTGGAGGAAACCACTCGCTGGTTCCAGGCCTTGGTGAAAGCAGCCTGGGAGCTTCTGCCGCAGTCGCGCCACTGCCGCCTGACGCTGCTGCCCTCCCGCCGCTCCTGCAAGATCAGGCTGGCCAACGCCTCCCAGAGCACCCTCTCCATTGAGATCACGCTTGGGGTGCGGCTAGACGACTCGGACTCCTTCCTGAGCCTGGAGTAG